In Myxococcus stipitatus, the following are encoded in one genomic region:
- a CDS encoding phosphopantetheine-binding protein, which yields MNADEVRNRLIEVLREFLPRVAPGEPVEMARPCNEMGLDSMNAINLMLALEGAFEVSFPDALLTAETFHSPASLESTIHQLRGAAR from the coding sequence ATGAATGCGGACGAGGTGAGGAACAGGCTCATCGAGGTGCTTCGCGAGTTCCTTCCCCGGGTGGCGCCTGGGGAGCCCGTGGAGATGGCGCGCCCCTGCAATGAGATGGGGCTGGACTCGATGAACGCCATCAACCTGATGCTCGCGCTCGAAGGGGCGTTCGAGGTCTCCTTCCCGGATGCACTCCTCACGGCGGAGACGTTCCACTCCCCGGCCTCGCTCGAGTCCACCATCCACCAACTGCGCGGCGCCGCGAGGTGA
- a CDS encoding AarF/ABC1/UbiB kinase family protein: MDVIRRRDSIQARGRHLRGLIERAGGTWIKLGQQLAIRVDLLPYPVAQELEKMLDAAPPIAFSQVRRIVEHAIQRPLDEVFSELSEEPVGSGSVACVYRAVLRGGDVVAVKVRRPGVGSLFAADMRALGWILWLAELWLVPPGYSRQLLHELSTMLYEELDFVQEARYTELFQDRMDKLGQRFVRSPHVYGELSNNEVLVTEYVSGIWLKDLISAAERQDAEGLKELAGLGIVPRKVARRLLKIARLCAQEGLFFHADLHPANVMVQPDSRLVLIDFGSCGAFTARERRVWREIADAQANEDVGRMVAAVLALLEPLPSVDVEEFSRKLETVFWQDLYANKSRTSRWWERTSANLWIGFFKLAQEYRVPMNLNTLRMIRSTMLSDSLAARLEPRIDHYREFRRYEVQLGKRMRQRLRRKLNSLTDDRSFIRYEQLYEAAVAGFYRFQRFLDSSTYRFAVTERMFAFAVSQALRAGTWLLSGVVLVRVGAAARRIFWEGQGVTEALTQELLSGPAWRQTFTSPVFIGAALLMLALTLRGISFRLSDKDREAGSRTAL; the protein is encoded by the coding sequence ATGGATGTAATTCGTCGCCGCGATTCCATCCAGGCGCGAGGCAGGCACCTGCGGGGGTTGATTGAGCGGGCTGGAGGGACGTGGATCAAGCTGGGCCAACAGCTGGCCATCCGCGTCGACCTGCTCCCGTATCCCGTGGCGCAGGAGCTGGAGAAGATGCTGGATGCCGCGCCGCCCATCGCCTTCTCTCAGGTGCGGCGAATCGTGGAGCACGCCATCCAGCGGCCCCTCGACGAGGTGTTCTCGGAGCTGAGCGAGGAGCCGGTGGGCTCGGGCTCCGTCGCGTGTGTCTACCGCGCGGTGCTCCGCGGTGGAGACGTGGTGGCGGTGAAGGTTCGCAGGCCCGGGGTCGGCTCGCTGTTCGCCGCGGACATGCGGGCGCTGGGATGGATTCTGTGGCTGGCGGAGCTGTGGCTCGTGCCCCCGGGCTACTCGAGGCAGCTGCTCCACGAGCTCAGCACCATGCTCTACGAGGAACTCGATTTCGTGCAGGAGGCCCGGTACACGGAGCTGTTCCAGGACCGGATGGACAAGCTGGGGCAGCGCTTCGTGCGGTCTCCCCATGTGTATGGCGAGCTGTCCAACAACGAGGTGCTGGTCACCGAGTATGTCTCGGGCATCTGGCTCAAGGACCTCATCTCCGCCGCCGAGCGTCAGGACGCGGAGGGCCTCAAGGAGCTGGCCGGGTTGGGCATCGTCCCGCGCAAGGTGGCCCGGCGGCTGCTCAAGATTGCCCGGCTCTGCGCGCAGGAGGGGCTCTTCTTCCACGCGGACCTGCACCCGGCCAATGTGATGGTGCAGCCGGACAGCCGGCTGGTGCTCATCGACTTCGGCTCATGCGGGGCCTTCACCGCGCGCGAGCGCAGGGTGTGGCGCGAAATCGCGGACGCCCAGGCCAACGAGGACGTGGGGCGGATGGTGGCCGCGGTGCTGGCGCTGCTGGAGCCCTTGCCCTCGGTGGACGTGGAGGAGTTCTCCCGCAAGCTGGAGACCGTCTTCTGGCAGGACCTCTATGCCAACAAGAGCCGCACCTCGCGCTGGTGGGAGCGCACGTCCGCCAACCTGTGGATTGGCTTCTTCAAGCTGGCGCAGGAGTACCGCGTGCCCATGAACCTCAACACCCTGCGGATGATTCGCTCCACCATGCTCTCCGACAGCCTGGCGGCGCGGCTGGAGCCCCGCATCGACCACTACCGCGAGTTCCGCCGGTACGAAGTGCAGCTTGGGAAGCGGATGCGCCAGCGCTTGAGGCGGAAACTGAACAGTCTGACCGATGACCGCTCGTTCATCCGCTACGAACAGCTCTACGAGGCGGCTGTGGCTGGCTTCTATCGCTTCCAGCGCTTCCTGGACTCCTCGACCTACCGCTTCGCGGTGACGGAGCGCATGTTCGCGTTCGCGGTGTCGCAGGCGCTGCGGGCGGGGACGTGGCTGTTGTCGGGCGTGGTGCTGGTTCGCGTGGGCGCGGCCGCGAGGCGGATCTTCTGGGAGGGGCAAGGGGTGACGGAGGCGCTGACCCAGGAGCTGCTGTCGGGCCCCGCATGGCGTCAGACGTTCACCAGCCCCGTGTTCATCGGGGCCGCGCTGCTGATGCTGGCATTGACGCTGCGAGGCATCAGCTTTCGACTCTCCGACAAGGACCGCGAAGCGGGCTCGCGCACCGCGCTCTGA